CAGCGCGCCCCCCACGCGCGTGCGGGAGGCCCCGGGGGGGAACGGGGTGTGGCGGCTGCGAGGCCCACACAAGATGgcggtgcggttgcggggtcagcgGCTCATGACCTTCGTCCACTTGTTCTGTTTCCTGTGGGCCTTGTTCTCACTCTCTCAGAACGTGggcctgccccactccctccgCAGGGAGAGCGAGAACACCTACGGCGGCCGCTGGAAATACCTGACCTTCATCAACCAGGTGCTGCCTGGCCTGAGCGGGACTGGAGGGCACCAGGCCTATTGTGAAGGGGGAGTAAGAGGGAGGTGTCACCTGGGGGCAGTAGATGTGGGCGAAGGGGGTGCAAGAGGGAGGGGTGGCTTGAAGGTcgcggcgggggggcgggggggcaaagaGGAAGGCCTGGCTGGAAGGGGAGTCAGTGTGGGCCAAAGGGGGCACAGTAGGGGGGTCTGGCTTGAAGGTTGCAGTGGACAGGTGTGGGTCAAAGGGGTGCAAGAGGGAGGCCTGGCATGTGGGGAGAAGTACATGTGGGACATGGAGGACACAAGAGGGGAAGCCTGGTTTGATGGCTTCAGGGGGCAGGTGTGAGTCAAAAGTGGGGAGAAGAACCGGCCTACGGAGGGGACCGGGTCATGTTGTGGGAACCGGACCATTCATCACTTGATCCATGTTTCCATTGTtgtatgaaaaattaaaattaaatttaaattaattttgaaaattaaattatcTTATTTAAAAGTAACTGAAAATGTAACAGCAGTAATGACAATGATAAtatccagcccttcccttgtgctTCTCTTTTTCGgagtactttacaaacataaacTTAAAAAATCAAACAGTATTTTGTGGATATTATCACCTAACTTCTGTAGAAAATTCatggaatttttttctctcttttcaaaaaaaaatttttaatggggaaaaaatagcagaTGATTAATTCTAAACAACTTAATTTTATAACAAGGAACCAAATAAAATGGCTTGTATAAAATGGGAAATTTTGAGATAGTGGAGATAGAAGATGTTCACATTGATAATTTGGGACTTGATATTGCAATTCCTGCTGCTCACAGAACTCCCATTGGCAACAGTTTTGCACAGGGACAGTGTGCACATAGAGAGTTAGGATCAGCTGCCTGCactttaaaaagtttgaaaatccaTTACTAAAATGCACGTTTAGAATTAGTCAGAGGATAAAGTTGCCAAAAGCAAGGAGTAAGTGAAATTAATTGTCCTGAGCCAAAATAAAGTAGGGTAAAACTCCTTTTGAGTCATTGGGAATTTTGGCTGTATTAGAAATACAGAATTTTGTCCTTTATGCTGAACTGGTAAGATGTCATTACAGTAGATAGACTAGAATCACAAACACTTgagtgttttacttttttttccaaaggaagtTTAAAGCCACTGTAGTGCCAGTAAATGTATACGTGAACAAAAACAAGTATATTGATTGAAGAGTGAGGCAACAGGCTAGGTAAACATGAATAACTTCCAGGACAAacttatattcacttaaataaaatgttttcttctttggaAAACTAGAGAAGAGTGGTAAAAGGATATATTTGTAAccaaaataatgtaataaaacaATTTCTTAAtatgttttcttcatttcttaATACATTTAGGTTCTGCAAACTCTATTGTTTGGAATATGTGTCATACTTGACTTTGCTTGTGTGTTCATTCCTGCCAAAAAGAACCATGTGTCATCCCGATTGTTGCCTCCAAGAGACTTCCTCTTCTCAGTGCTAGTATTCCCTGTTGGCTTAGTAAGTAGTTCCTACAAACAGGCCCCCTCTCAAATAACTTCGGAAAAGACAGAAGTTATTGGCACATCCAGATTAAACTGACACAGCTGAAAGCTGTAATATTTTATATGCCATTTTATTTAGTTTCAGACATAATAACAGATCTAATTTATCCCTGACTTGATTGACTTTTAATGTATACCCAATAGGAAAGGATCATTTTGTCTAATATGTTAACAGCTGCTTCTTGAAACATGTGGACATAAAGCAAGTTGAGTTCACTTAGGGCTTACCTTTCTTCCTGTAAGTAATCATCAAGAATGGGGGTACTCATGACTATTTATGTGAAAATGAGTTTGTGTTATCAGATTCCTAGACTGGGGCCTTGTGCACCTGAGAGAGGTGCTCTGATGTAACTAAATTGGTTCAACTCCCTTAGGTGGATATTCTTAATCCAGTGTAAGAGTACcttattttgatttagcttaTGTCAGCGAGGAATGAGCATAAATTAAACCAAGAATAGGCACTCATAAATTGAAATAAGTGTCTACACAAAggatttgcactgatttaactgaatTGGTTTCTAAACTGGctcagttaaatcagtgcaactttctTGTGTGGACAAGGCCTGGGATTGTCTTGAGTTCTGTGAACAATGGAGcttaagaaaaaaattcttacacttcagaaaatataaaatatgcatattttaGGAATTAAGGAGGCATTAGATTATAAAattgctgctgtagctcctgtACATGTCTCACTTTAATTTTTCTACAAACTTTTTTGTTCTTGGTTAATGATTATCaattatattgtatttttcaaaGGATTGCTTTGTGCTCTGAGTTCACTAATAGCAAGTTACTGTTATATTCCCCTCATTCTTTTAGTACATGCTAACCAAAATGAAGTGCAGACCACCCACCCTGTCCTGCATCTACTGACCtcagtggtaaaattcccatggactccaatgggagcagaattaattTCATAAATTCTCCATTACTTATGCAATAACTTATAGTAGTATTTCAATGAAGAATACATTTTCTGaatttgacagaaaaaaaaattggtggtAATCAGTACTAAACTGTCTTAACATTCACCATGTAAacagaaaaacttttaaaaacatcttctcTTCAAAGCAACTATTTTGATAAGGATAAACTCTGTCTGAATAATCCTGTGCACAAAGATTAGTAATACAGTAGACCCTcacagttacgaacaccttgtgattggaggttgtttgtaattctgaaatgttcataattttGAGCAAAAGATTATGGCTTTTTCagaagtttacagctgaacattgactcactatgaaactttactatgcagaagaaaaatacagctttgaaactttactatgcagaagaaaaatgctgctttccctttatttttttagtagtttacgtttaacacagtactagaCGGTATTTGTGCTtttgggggcggcgggggagggtGTCTCTGCTCCTGCCAGATTGCATACTTCCACTTCCAactgaggtgtgtggttgactgctCAGTTCGTAACTCTTGTGTTCGTAACTCAAGGTTCTGCTGTATTTAGTTTTATTTACATGCAGGTTTTTATCTCAGTTTGTAGCTGTTACTTTTTGGACCCTTTATGCATATGACAGAGAATTGGTTTACCCTAAAGAACTGGATGAGACTACTCCATCCTGGCTTAATCATACTATGGTAAGCAGATAGTGTTTCTTTCTTAAGATCTTGGGTTTGATGTTTTTTCACTTTATGGTATTTTCCTCATTATGTATGTATAGTATATGCAGTTTGTTTGAACATAACAATAACTTGCAGACAATTTAGTGTACAGATTTCTTACTTATCTTCTGGTATTCCGCACTGCATCAAGTATAGATATCAGGGTCATGGCCTGTAGCCCTACCAGACCATTCTCTAAACTGTAACTCCTACCATCTCTACTGCTGGTGGAGATGCACCAGTAGTAACAAGAATGTGGGGGGAAAGACTAGTGTAGACTCAACCCAGGGTTCTCTGTGCTgtagggtacagctacactgaagaaaaaagaagaagaaataaaaacccTACAACTCtccgggtttcagagcccaagctccggCCTGAGCagaaatgtctacattgctattttagcCTCGATAGCATGAGCCTAAGTCAGTTAACTGAGATTCGGAGATTCTCTGCTGTGGagttgcagggaggggggttggtttcttgagtgtagacacatccttagTTCTTTTTATGAACAGCTAGGTGCCTCTTTCACTGAATATCAcctgtcctgtgcactgaattaGGCAGTGTGCGTGGATAAAACAGTATGTAGCATGTAATTATATACTGTATTATAA
This portion of the Chelonia mydas isolate rCheMyd1 chromosome 13, rCheMyd1.pri.v2, whole genome shotgun sequence genome encodes:
- the LOC102934843 gene encoding androgen-induced gene 1 protein-like isoform X1, which encodes MRSAPPTRVREAPGGNGVWRLRGPHKMAVRLRGQRLMTFVHLFCFLWALFSLSQNVGLPHSLRRESENTYGGRWKYLTFINQVLQTLLFGICVILDFACVFIPAKKNHVSSRLLPPRDFLFSVLVFPVGLFVAVTFWTLYAYDRELVYPKELDETTPSWLNHTMHTTILPLLLVELVTCPHKYLSKLRGMIGLSIFGTSYLTWVLWVNYASGIWAYPILEVLGIPGKAVLFTISYLVMVGFYLLGEHLTQILWGDFRKCKK
- the LOC102934843 gene encoding androgen-dependent TFPI-regulating protein-like isoform X2, with the protein product MRSAPPTRVREAPGGNGVWRLRGPHKMAVRLRGQRLMTFVHLFCFLWALFSLSQNVGLPHSLRRESENTYGGRWKYLTFINQVLQTLLFGICVILDFACVFIPAKKNHVSSRLLPPRDFLFSVLVFPVGLFVAVTFWTLYAYDRELVYPKELDETTPSWLNHTMGTMGKLCIRDLGIPNFRSTRHTWKGGTFYHFLPCNGRILLTWRASNTDIMG
- the LOC102934843 gene encoding androgen-induced gene 1 protein-like isoform X3 codes for the protein MRSAPPTRVREAPGGNGVWRLRGPHKMAVRLRGQRLMTFVHLFCFLWALFSLSQNVGLPHSLRRESENTYGGRWKYLTFINQFVAVTFWTLYAYDRELVYPKELDETTPSWLNHTMHTTILPLLLVELVTCPHKYLSKLRGMIGLSIFGTSYLTWVLWVNYASGIWAYPILEVLGIPGKAVLFTISYLVMVGFYLLGEHLTQILWGDFRKCKK